A single genomic interval of Paenibacillus macerans harbors:
- a CDS encoding ArsR/SmtB family transcription factor, producing the protein MKLDLTEKSLPVYEALASPVRLHILRLLAERPMNVKELAGAVHLSSAIMTMHVRKLSEAGLIATQMAPGKSGLQKICSLAATSLEILFPAEQTANRQSHRTEIPIGHYADFHIEPTCGLATTSHIIGSFDDPRYFWDQERIHAAILWFGKGYIEYKCPNFLLSSQRPRELLIMMEIASEAPGVNNNYPSDITFALNEVKLGTWTSPGDYGDQRGRFTPDWWPQYTNQYGLLKQLRVTDEGTYMDGVKLSGVTLNDVDIRRKQWTLRISVEDDAQHQGGVTLFGKGFGNYDEHLVVELVYADA; encoded by the coding sequence ATGAAACTCGATCTAACGGAAAAATCTTTGCCCGTTTACGAAGCGTTAGCCAGCCCCGTGCGGCTGCATATTTTGCGTTTATTGGCCGAGCGGCCGATGAACGTGAAGGAACTGGCCGGCGCCGTCCACTTATCCAGCGCCATCATGACCATGCACGTGCGCAAGCTTAGCGAAGCGGGCCTGATCGCCACGCAAATGGCTCCGGGCAAAAGCGGGCTGCAAAAAATCTGCTCCCTGGCCGCCACTTCGCTCGAGATCCTTTTTCCGGCCGAACAAACCGCAAACCGCCAAAGCCATCGGACCGAAATCCCGATCGGTCATTACGCCGATTTCCATATCGAGCCTACCTGCGGTCTGGCCACGACCAGCCATATCATAGGGAGCTTTGACGATCCCCGGTATTTCTGGGATCAGGAACGGATCCATGCCGCCATCCTGTGGTTCGGCAAAGGCTATATCGAATACAAATGCCCGAATTTCCTGCTGTCGAGCCAGCGGCCCCGCGAGCTCTTGATCATGATGGAAATCGCCTCGGAAGCGCCCGGCGTCAACAACAACTATCCGTCCGACATTACGTTTGCCCTAAATGAGGTCAAGCTCGGAACTTGGACGAGTCCGGGAGATTACGGCGATCAGCGGGGAAGATTTACCCCCGATTGGTGGCCGCAATATACGAACCAGTACGGGCTGTTGAAGCAGTTGCGCGTCACGGATGAGGGGACTTATATGGATGGCGTTAAGCTATCCGGCGTTACACTGAACGACGTCGATATCCGGCGCAAGCAATGGACGCTAAGGATCTCCGTGGAAGACGATGCCCAACATCAGGGCGGGGTAACGTTATTCGGCAAAGGCTTCGGCAACTATGATGAGCATCTGGTGGTGGAGTTGGTATATGCGGATGCTTGA
- a CDS encoding alpha-N-arabinofuranosidase: protein MTLKGVLNADVGQGTINRNIYGHFSEHLGRCIYEGIWVGEDSPIPNTNGIRSDVVEALKNIKIPVLRWPGGCFADEYHWKDGIGPRADRKRMVNTHWGGVVENNHFGTHEFMELCRQLECEPYINGNVGSGTVQEMSEWVEYLTFGGESPMSLLRAENGREEPWKVTYFGVGNENWGCGGNMRPEYYADVYRRYQTYVRNYGDNKIHRIACGPNSDDYNWTEVLMREAARFMDSLTLHYYTVPGEWQNKGPATGFAEREWFTTLRKTLHMDELITRHSVIMDKYDPERRVGLIVDEWGTWYDVEPGTNPGFLYQQNTIRDALVAGLTLNIFHKHHQRVRMANIAQTVNVLQAVILTEGEKMILTPTYHVFDMYKVHQDAEFLDLTLDAGSLSFDGEEIPAVSATASRDSQDKIHISLCNLSHLDSNEVILDIRGLAGQKLSVAGTTLTGDKIDAHNTFAAPDNVKPQPFSGFALQDGLLTVTLPPMSVTTLELTAES from the coding sequence ATGACGCTGAAGGGTGTACTTAACGCCGATGTGGGGCAAGGAACGATCAACCGGAACATTTACGGCCATTTTTCCGAGCATTTGGGCAGATGCATTTATGAAGGGATTTGGGTCGGGGAGGACTCGCCGATTCCAAATACGAATGGGATACGCAGCGATGTTGTGGAAGCGCTTAAAAACATTAAAATCCCGGTGCTGCGCTGGCCGGGAGGCTGTTTTGCCGATGAATACCATTGGAAGGACGGAATCGGCCCGCGCGCAGACAGAAAGCGGATGGTCAACACCCACTGGGGCGGGGTCGTAGAAAACAATCATTTCGGCACCCATGAATTCATGGAGTTGTGCCGCCAGTTGGAATGCGAGCCTTATATCAACGGCAACGTAGGCAGCGGAACCGTTCAAGAGATGTCGGAATGGGTGGAATATTTGACGTTCGGCGGCGAATCCCCAATGTCGCTGCTGCGTGCGGAGAACGGGCGGGAAGAGCCGTGGAAAGTGACCTACTTCGGGGTCGGCAACGAAAACTGGGGCTGCGGCGGAAACATGCGTCCGGAATATTACGCCGACGTATATCGGCGTTATCAGACATACGTGCGCAACTACGGCGACAACAAAATTCACCGGATTGCCTGCGGGCCGAATTCGGACGATTACAACTGGACGGAAGTCTTGATGCGGGAAGCGGCCCGGTTCATGGATTCGCTTACGTTGCATTACTACACGGTCCCTGGGGAATGGCAGAATAAAGGTCCGGCCACGGGGTTTGCGGAGCGCGAATGGTTCACGACGCTGCGGAAAACGCTGCACATGGACGAGTTGATCACCCGCCACAGCGTTATCATGGATAAATACGATCCGGAGCGGCGGGTCGGGCTGATCGTGGACGAGTGGGGCACCTGGTACGACGTGGAGCCGGGCACGAATCCCGGATTTTTGTACCAGCAGAACACGATTCGCGATGCGCTGGTCGCCGGACTTACGCTGAACATCTTCCATAAACATCATCAGCGCGTGCGCATGGCCAACATTGCCCAAACCGTGAATGTATTGCAGGCGGTGATCCTGACCGAAGGGGAAAAAATGATCCTGACCCCGACGTACCACGTCTTCGACATGTACAAGGTGCATCAGGACGCCGAATTCCTGGACCTGACGCTGGACGCCGGAAGCCTCAGCTTCGATGGGGAGGAAATTCCCGCGGTGTCCGCCACGGCCTCAAGGGACAGCCAAGACAAAATCCATATCAGCTTGTGCAATCTGAGCCATCTTGACTCAAATGAAGTGATTCTGGATATCCGCGGGTTGGCGGGGCAAAAGCTGTCCGTCGCCGGGACGACGCTGACCGGGGACAAGATCGATGCGCACAACACGTTTGCCGCGCCGGACAACGTCAAGCCGCAGCCGTTCTCCGGTTTTGCGCTGCAGGACGGCCTGCTCACGGTCACGCTGCCGCCGATGTCGGTCACTACGCTGGAACTTACGGCGGAAAGCTAA
- a CDS encoding DUF6171 family protein: MAGETAECKGCREEYKVTEAQIARILASPMFASEHCVPDEVYEQRLRACGACPKFENGTTCRVCGCIVPVVAKLKERTCPMPGGGRWPE, encoded by the coding sequence ATGGCGGGAGAAACGGCGGAATGCAAAGGCTGCCGGGAGGAATACAAGGTGACCGAGGCGCAAATCGCCCGCATTTTGGCGTCGCCGATGTTCGCTTCGGAGCATTGCGTGCCCGATGAGGTTTATGAACAGCGGCTCCGGGCCTGCGGCGCCTGCCCTAAATTCGAGAACGGCACGACCTGCCGGGTTTGCGGCTGCATCGTTCCGGTCGTCGCTAAGCTGAAGGAGCGTACTTGCCCCATGCCGGGAGGCGGAAGGTGGCCGGAGTAA
- the pelA gene encoding pectate lyase codes for MLKTKASNVSLVLALALVLTIFGGLSLPSATVFAADASGTTASISDILKNQQADGGWKKDYKVTSGEWAKSTIDNKATYTEIRRLAAEYAKTKDSKYSAAAIKGINFLLNMQYANGGWPQIYQSSGYHKHITYNDNAMVNVMILLDEVANKKGDFSFVDSSLANRSKSAVAKGVDCLLNTQVVANGKLTVWGQQHDSATLKPAGARAYEVPSLTASESVGIVKFLKTRPSTTQIKASIQAAENWFRAVKITGIRIVKTGDDVIVVDDPSVTAPIWARFYEIGTNKPIFVGRDGVVKYKLSDIEQERRTGYAWYGNWPSSLVN; via the coding sequence ATGTTAAAAACAAAAGCAAGCAACGTATCCTTGGTATTGGCCTTAGCACTGGTTTTGACGATTTTCGGCGGATTGTCGCTGCCTTCCGCAACCGTATTCGCCGCCGATGCCAGCGGAACCACTGCGAGCATCTCGGACATTCTGAAAAACCAGCAGGCCGATGGCGGCTGGAAAAAGGATTACAAAGTAACCAGCGGGGAGTGGGCGAAGTCCACGATTGACAACAAGGCCACGTATACGGAAATAAGAAGACTAGCGGCTGAGTATGCCAAAACCAAAGACAGCAAATATTCCGCCGCAGCTATCAAAGGAATCAATTTCTTATTAAACATGCAATACGCCAACGGCGGATGGCCGCAGATTTACCAAAGCTCGGGTTATCATAAACACATTACTTACAATGACAATGCCATGGTCAATGTCATGATTCTGCTTGACGAAGTTGCCAACAAGAAAGGCGACTTTTCCTTCGTAGACAGCTCTTTGGCCAATCGCAGCAAATCCGCTGTTGCAAAAGGCGTGGACTGTTTGTTAAATACTCAGGTTGTCGCTAACGGAAAGCTGACCGTTTGGGGACAACAGCATGACTCAGCCACGCTAAAACCGGCAGGGGCAAGAGCATACGAAGTTCCTTCTCTTACCGCCAGTGAAAGTGTTGGTATTGTAAAATTCTTAAAAACCAGACCTTCCACCACACAAATTAAGGCTTCAATTCAAGCTGCGGAAAATTGGTTTAGAGCCGTTAAGATTACCGGAATCCGAATAGTAAAGACGGGCGATGATGTGATCGTTGTGGACGACCCCAGTGTAACGGCTCCGATCTGGGCCCGCTTTTACGAGATCGGTACGAACAAACCTATCTTTGTAGGGCGTGATGGCGTAGTGAAGTACAAGCTCAGCGATATTGAGCAAGAGAGAAGAACCGGATATGCTTGGTACGGCAACTGGCCTTCGAGTCTGGTGAATTAA
- a CDS encoding methylated-DNA--[protein]-cysteine S-methyltransferase, which yields MKTTQVQTLFWSQLTDQDWNLYICATEKGLAYVGSPAWPFADLEAWAGRRFPGSPLVRDEGRMKPYAAELTEYFHGRRQHFTVPFDLQGTPFQLAVWEALCAIPFGQTRSYSDIAQQIRKPSAVRAVGAAIGANPLLVTVPCHRVLGKNGALTGYRGGLEMKTRLLALEKQTFYK from the coding sequence ATGAAAACAACCCAAGTCCAAACCTTATTCTGGTCGCAGCTTACCGATCAGGATTGGAACTTATATATCTGCGCAACGGAGAAAGGGTTAGCATATGTCGGTTCCCCGGCCTGGCCTTTTGCCGATTTGGAGGCGTGGGCCGGACGCCGCTTCCCCGGCAGCCCGCTCGTCCGGGACGAAGGCAGGATGAAGCCGTATGCGGCCGAGCTGACGGAGTATTTCCACGGCCGGCGGCAGCATTTTACCGTCCCTTTCGACCTGCAGGGAACCCCGTTTCAGCTTGCCGTATGGGAGGCTCTGTGCGCCATTCCGTTCGGCCAAACCCGCTCCTATTCGGACATTGCGCAACAGATCCGCAAACCGTCCGCAGTGCGGGCCGTCGGCGCGGCGATCGGGGCCAACCCGCTGCTCGTGACCGTCCCCTGCCACCGGGTCCTCGGCAAAAACGGCGCGCTCACCGGCTACCGCGGCGGCCTGGAGATGAAAACCAGATTGCTTGCGTTAGAAAAACAAACATTTTACAAATAA
- a CDS encoding bifunctional transcriptional activator/DNA repair enzyme AdaA has protein sequence MHAKRDAGSEEQWQAIIHNNAAYDGSFFYAVASTRIFCRPSCKSKPPKRENVRIFAGAEQAKAAGFRPCKRCKPEGWPLPDTEWVEQIADYIDAHYQEKLTLETLADMCHGSPFHLQRTFKRVKRMTPGEYIQQRRINQAKQALLHSRRTVADIALDVGIGSPAYFITLFKKTTGLTPAEYRKSQMR, from the coding sequence ATCCATGCAAAACGTGACGCCGGGAGCGAAGAGCAGTGGCAGGCGATTATCCATAACAATGCCGCGTATGACGGAAGTTTTTTTTACGCGGTAGCCAGTACGAGGATTTTTTGCCGGCCATCGTGCAAATCGAAGCCGCCCAAGCGGGAGAACGTGCGCATATTCGCTGGTGCCGAGCAGGCCAAAGCCGCCGGGTTTCGTCCGTGCAAACGCTGCAAGCCGGAGGGCTGGCCGCTGCCCGACACGGAATGGGTGGAGCAGATCGCCGATTACATTGATGCGCATTACCAGGAGAAGCTGACGCTGGAAACGCTGGCCGACATGTGCCACGGAAGCCCCTTCCATTTGCAGCGGACTTTTAAACGCGTCAAACGGATGACGCCGGGAGAATATATCCAGCAGCGCAGAATCAATCAGGCCAAGCAGGCGCTGCTCCATTCGCGGCGAACCGTGGCGGACATCGCCCTGGATGTCGGCATCGGCAGCCCGGCTTATTTCATCACCTTGTTTAAAAAAACAACCGGACTTACGCCTGCGGAATATCGAAAATCGCAAATGCGTTGA
- a CDS encoding DNA-3-methyladenine glycosylase family protein translates to MNNRFYPGKPDAVWEDQGHMLRLPVPEEFSFAENMKYLSRSSNECLLRIGDQRVYKAIPLENGEIPVVEISADGNDALAVRFLGGTAPSRKRDREEVVRYVRDWFDLDTDLRPFYELAKEDALLRGAVESFYGLRNMGIPDLFEAIAWGIIGQQINLAFAYTLKRRLVEQFGRSVDCEGERYLVFPSAGDIAALNVQDLEGVRMTLKKSEYLIGTARLIAAGELTKEGLRAAGGIKEAEKRLVGIRGIGPWTANYVLMRCLRMPDAFPVDDVGLHNAVKHVLGMDRKPARKELLAWAEGWKKWESYATFYLWRVLY, encoded by the coding sequence ATGAATAACCGATTTTATCCGGGGAAGCCGGACGCGGTTTGGGAAGATCAGGGGCATATGTTGAGGCTGCCGGTTCCCGAGGAATTCAGTTTTGCCGAAAATATGAAATATTTGTCGCGTTCGTCCAATGAGTGTCTGTTGCGCATCGGCGATCAGCGGGTGTATAAAGCCATCCCGCTGGAAAACGGAGAAATTCCCGTCGTAGAGATCAGCGCGGACGGGAACGATGCGCTGGCGGTCCGCTTTCTCGGCGGTACGGCGCCATCCCGGAAGCGGGATCGCGAAGAGGTGGTCCGCTATGTCAGAGATTGGTTCGATTTGGATACGGATTTACGGCCGTTTTATGAGCTGGCGAAAGAGGATGCGCTGCTGCGTGGAGCGGTGGAATCATTTTACGGTTTGCGCAATATGGGAATTCCGGATTTGTTCGAAGCCATAGCCTGGGGGATTATCGGCCAGCAGATCAATCTGGCTTTTGCCTACACCTTAAAGCGCCGCCTTGTTGAGCAGTTCGGGCGGTCCGTGGATTGTGAGGGAGAACGGTACCTTGTATTTCCTTCCGCCGGGGACATCGCCGCTTTAAACGTTCAGGATCTGGAGGGAGTCCGCATGACCCTGAAAAAATCCGAATACCTGATCGGGACGGCCCGTCTGATCGCTGCGGGAGAATTGACGAAGGAAGGGCTGCGGGCGGCAGGCGGGATCAAGGAAGCGGAGAAACGGCTTGTCGGCATCCGCGGGATCGGACCGTGGACGGCCAATTACGTGCTGATGCGCTGCCTCAGAATGCCGGACGCTTTTCCGGTTGACGATGTCGGTTTGCATAACGCGGTCAAGCATGTGCTTGGAATGGACCGGAAGCCGGCCAGAAAGGAGCTTTTGGCATGGGCGGAAGGCTGGAAAAAATGGGAGTCGTATGCGACCTTCTACTTGTGGAGAGTGCTGTATTAG
- the kduD gene encoding 2-dehydro-3-deoxy-D-gluconate 5-dehydrogenase KduD: MKWFDLTGKTALVTGAAGGLGQGIAAGLAEAGADVVSASLGSSAETVEKIKAFGRKGAEIIVDLSDHSKLQETFDEALGLTGHIDILVNNAGIIRRTPAKDHSEKDWFDVININLNTVFLLSQIAGRHMIERGSGKIINICSMLSYQGGINVPGYTASKHGVAGLTKAFANEWAESGVQVNGIAPGYMATDNTAPIRADENRKASITDRIPAGRWGTPDDVKGPAVFLASAASDYLNGHILCVDGGWMAR; encoded by the coding sequence ATGAAATGGTTTGATTTAACGGGGAAGACGGCTTTAGTTACGGGGGCGGCCGGCGGTCTCGGCCAGGGAATCGCCGCAGGATTGGCCGAAGCGGGAGCCGACGTCGTCAGCGCTTCATTAGGCTCCAGCGCGGAAACGGTTGAGAAAATTAAAGCGTTCGGCAGAAAGGGTGCGGAAATCATCGTTGATTTGAGCGATCACAGCAAGCTGCAGGAGACGTTTGACGAAGCGCTGGGGCTCACCGGACATATCGACATTCTCGTCAACAATGCCGGAATTATCCGCCGCACGCCGGCCAAAGACCACAGCGAAAAAGACTGGTTCGACGTCATTAACATCAACCTGAACACCGTGTTCCTGCTGTCGCAGATCGCCGGCCGCCATATGATCGAAAGAGGCAGCGGCAAAATCATCAACATTTGCTCGATGCTCTCCTACCAAGGCGGGATCAACGTTCCCGGCTATACGGCCAGCAAGCATGGCGTGGCCGGACTGACCAAAGCGTTCGCCAACGAGTGGGCGGAGAGCGGCGTTCAAGTGAACGGGATCGCTCCCGGCTACATGGCTACGGACAACACGGCGCCGATCCGCGCCGACGAGAACCGCAAGGCTTCGATTACGGACCGCATTCCCGCCGGCCGCTGGGGTACGCCGGACGACGTGAAAGGCCCGGCCGTGTTCCTGGCCTCAGCCGCTTCGGACTATCTCAACGGGCACATTTTGTGCGTCGACGGCGGCTGGATGGCCAGATAA
- a CDS encoding DeoR/GlpR family DNA-binding transcription regulator, whose product MSQIRRYEKIMEILLTNKEVTVAELSETLGVTGKTIREDLAKLEEQGLLVRVHGGAVLAQGDQFGILPSREPLAKHAEEKADIARKALLHIEADDIIALDGGSTTLEIARRLDNRPLTVITNDVYIIGELAAKDQIRLVVPGGYRVRNMLAGPEAAAYVKQLNIQKAFISATGIHPEHGLSIYTGDLIGLKRAMIETARETIAVMNHQKFGQTALRTFAALKELSRIITDGGLSADTARKYEHTGVIIEH is encoded by the coding sequence ATGAGTCAGATACGGCGGTACGAGAAAATCATGGAGATTCTGCTAACGAACAAGGAGGTTACGGTAGCGGAATTAAGCGAAACTTTGGGGGTTACCGGCAAGACGATCCGTGAAGATCTCGCCAAACTGGAGGAGCAGGGCCTGCTGGTCCGCGTACATGGCGGGGCGGTGCTAGCGCAAGGGGACCAATTCGGGATACTGCCCTCCCGGGAGCCTTTGGCCAAGCATGCGGAGGAGAAAGCCGACATCGCGCGCAAAGCGCTGCTTCATATCGAAGCGGACGACATTATCGCCCTGGACGGAGGCAGCACCACGCTGGAAATCGCCCGCCGGCTCGACAACCGCCCGCTGACCGTCATTACCAACGATGTATATATTATCGGCGAACTTGCCGCCAAAGACCAAATCCGCCTCGTTGTTCCGGGCGGCTACCGGGTCCGCAACATGCTGGCCGGCCCGGAGGCGGCGGCTTACGTCAAGCAGCTGAACATTCAAAAAGCGTTTATCTCGGCGACAGGAATCCATCCGGAACATGGGCTGTCGATTTATACCGGCGATCTGATCGGCCTCAAGCGCGCTATGATCGAAACGGCCCGCGAGACGATCGCCGTCATGAACCATCAAAAATTCGGACAAACGGCGCTGCGCACGTTCGCCGCGCTTAAAGAACTGTCGCGGATCATTACCGACGGCGGACTTAGCGCCGACACGGCGCGCAAGTATGAACATACCGGGGTCATTATCGAGCATTGA
- the kduI gene encoding 5-dehydro-4-deoxy-D-glucuronate isomerase: MERRYASHPNEVKQFDTARLRQEFLIPRLFTPDKLELVLTHEDRLIVGGAAPVNGEVKLETDLKELGVSYFLERRELGAINVGGPGSIVVDGTEYELDTKDCLYVGKGSREVIFKSKDAAKPAKFYLNSAPAHKEFPTAKTTLDEAESAALGSIENSNERTIHRLIHENGIQSSQLVMGMTQLKTGNMWNTMPAHVHPRRMEAYMYFDLPEDSIVVHLMGAPDETRHIVMRNEQAVISPSWSIHSGVGTSNYTFIWGMAGDNKAYGDMDAVAMKDLK; this comes from the coding sequence ATGGAACGTCGTTATGCCTCTCATCCGAATGAAGTGAAACAGTTCGATACGGCCCGGCTGCGCCAGGAATTTTTGATTCCGAGACTGTTTACGCCGGATAAGCTTGAATTGGTGCTCACGCACGAGGATCGCCTGATCGTCGGCGGGGCCGCGCCGGTAAATGGCGAGGTGAAGCTTGAAACCGATCTTAAGGAGCTGGGCGTATCCTATTTCCTGGAGCGGCGCGAGCTTGGCGCCATTAACGTCGGCGGGCCGGGATCGATCGTGGTGGACGGCACCGAATACGAATTGGACACCAAGGACTGCCTGTATGTGGGCAAAGGATCGCGGGAAGTTATTTTTAAGAGCAAGGACGCAGCGAAGCCGGCGAAATTCTATTTGAATTCCGCTCCGGCCCACAAGGAATTTCCGACAGCCAAAACGACTTTGGACGAGGCGGAATCGGCCGCGCTAGGTTCGATCGAAAATTCCAACGAACGGACGATCCATCGTCTGATTCACGAAAACGGCATTCAAAGCTCCCAGCTTGTGATGGGGATGACCCAGCTCAAGACGGGCAACATGTGGAACACCATGCCGGCCCACGTGCATCCTCGCCGAATGGAAGCTTATATGTATTTCGATCTGCCGGAGGACTCCATTGTGGTTCATCTGATGGGCGCGCCCGACGAAACCCGCCATATCGTGATGCGTAACGAACAGGCCGTCATTTCGCCGAGCTGGTCGATCCATAGCGGCGTCGGTACAAGCAATTATACGTTTATCTGGGGCATGGCCGGCGACAACAAAGCTTACGGGGACATGGACGCCGTGGCAATGAAAGATTTAAAATAA
- a CDS encoding bifunctional 2-keto-4-hydroxyglutarate aldolase/2-keto-3-deoxy-6-phosphogluconate aldolase, whose product MKKLQLVQKIVEEGVVAVLRGETPEEVVLMAEQAIAGGIKVIEITMTIPFALQAIEQLARKYSWDAKEAANYAIIGVGTVLDPETARAAILSGAQFVVGPSLNRDTVLLCNRYRIPVMPGCMTIKEIQEALELGADIVKLFPGNLYNPSMIKAIKGPLPQANIMPTGGVTLDNLGEWIKAGAVAVGIGSDLTNEAVKQRNLSLIAKKAAAYKEEYLKAKGLK is encoded by the coding sequence ATGAAAAAGCTGCAGCTCGTACAAAAAATCGTAGAGGAAGGCGTTGTCGCGGTTTTGCGCGGCGAGACGCCGGAGGAAGTCGTGTTAATGGCCGAACAGGCGATTGCCGGCGGCATCAAAGTGATTGAAATTACGATGACGATCCCGTTCGCCTTGCAGGCGATCGAGCAACTGGCCCGTAAATACTCCTGGGATGCGAAGGAGGCGGCGAATTATGCGATTATCGGCGTCGGTACGGTGCTCGACCCCGAGACGGCGCGGGCGGCTATTTTGAGCGGCGCTCAATTTGTCGTCGGGCCGTCGCTGAACCGCGACACGGTGCTGCTGTGCAACCGCTATCGCATCCCGGTCATGCCCGGCTGCATGACGATCAAGGAAATCCAGGAGGCGCTGGAGCTGGGGGCGGACATCGTCAAGCTGTTCCCGGGCAACCTGTATAATCCTTCGATGATCAAGGCGATCAAAGGGCCTCTGCCGCAGGCCAACATCATGCCGACCGGCGGTGTAACGCTGGACAATTTGGGCGAGTGGATCAAAGCTGGCGCGGTGGCCGTCGGCATCGGCTCCGATTTGACGAACGAAGCGGTGAAGCAGCGCAATTTATCGCTGATCGCCAAAAAGGCCGCGGCGTACAAGGAAGAATATTTGAAAGCCAAGGGATTGAAATAA
- a CDS encoding SDR family NAD(P)-dependent oxidoreductase → MDLGLKGKRAIITGGSKGIGLATALTLAGEGAQVALVARGLEALKEAEAKLMEQTGVKPLILQADVSSESEARRAVERAAEQFGGIDILVNNAGTSAAQPFEQVDSEAWGADLHLKLFGAVNFARAAIPHMRKSGSGAILNVTAISGKTPGASSLPTSVSRAAGLALTKAMSKDLARDNIRVNAVCIGLIRSDQIERKWKATAPELTWEQFAADPRFGIPLGRIGRAEEAAKVIAFLVSDAASYVTGTAVNIDGGSAAVL, encoded by the coding sequence ATGGATTTGGGACTGAAGGGAAAGCGGGCGATCATCACGGGCGGCAGCAAAGGCATCGGCCTGGCTACGGCCTTGACGCTCGCCGGCGAAGGGGCGCAGGTGGCCCTTGTAGCCCGCGGGCTTGAGGCACTGAAGGAAGCGGAAGCTAAACTGATGGAACAAACGGGAGTCAAGCCGCTTATCCTGCAGGCGGACGTCTCCTCGGAATCCGAGGCGCGCCGGGCGGTGGAGCGGGCGGCGGAGCAGTTCGGCGGCATCGATATTTTGGTGAATAACGCCGGAACTTCGGCTGCGCAGCCCTTCGAACAGGTGGATTCGGAAGCGTGGGGAGCCGACCTTCATCTGAAGCTGTTCGGGGCGGTGAACTTCGCCCGGGCGGCCATCCCTCATATGCGAAAGAGCGGGAGCGGCGCGATCCTCAACGTCACCGCGATCAGCGGCAAAACGCCCGGCGCCTCTTCGCTGCCCACCTCGGTCAGCCGGGCGGCCGGGCTCGCCTTAACGAAGGCGATGAGCAAGGATTTGGCGCGCGACAACATTCGCGTCAACGCCGTTTGCATCGGCCTCATCCGCAGCGATCAGATCGAGCGGAAATGGAAGGCGACGGCTCCGGAGCTTACCTGGGAGCAATTTGCCGCCGATCCCCGCTTCGGCATCCCGCTTGGCCGCATCGGCCGGGCGGAGGAGGCGGCGAAGGTGATCGCCTTCTTGGTTTCCGATGCCGCGTCGTATGTTACAGGCACGGCGGTCAACATCGACGGAGGTTCCGCGGCGGTGCTGTAG